The Rhododendron vialii isolate Sample 1 chromosome 6a, ASM3025357v1 genome includes a window with the following:
- the LOC131331005 gene encoding transcription factor IIIA, producing the protein MGMEAGLRREPIFRDIRRYYCEYCGICRSKKSLIASHLLSHHQDEMTQGNSDEESESEGPKSNTCEECGASFQKPAYLRQHMLGHSLERPFACPVDDCHSSYRRKDHLTRHLLQHQGKLFECPIKNCRSRFSVKGNVSRHVKEIHDEESSSSGDDGTRKQCVCPEPGCGKVFKYPSRLQKHEASHVKLDSVEAFCTEPGCLKSFSNEQCLRAHLQSCHQHITCEICGTKQLKKNIKRHLRIHEPVGSSDRIKCDFKGCLHTFSSRSNLQQHVKAVHLALRPFACTIPGCGMRFPFKHVRDNHEKSGCHVYTHGDFEESDELFRSRPRGGQKRKVPPIESLTRKRVVPPNESDSILRQGPEYLSWMLSTEADD; encoded by the exons atggGGATGGAGGCAGGCTTGAGAAGAGAGCCGATATTCAGAGACATAAGGCGATACTACTGCGAATACTGTGGGATCTGTCGCTCCAAGAAGTCCCTCATCGCCTCTCACCTCCTCTCCCACCACCAG GATGAAATGACACAAGGAAACTCTGATGAAGAAAGCGAAAGTGAGGGGCCGAAGTCGAATACATGTGAAGAATGCGGTGCTAGTTTCCAGAAGCCTGCTTATTTAAGGCAACACATGCTAGGCCATTCTCTTGAG AGGCCGTTTGCTTGTCCAGTAGATGACTGTCATTCCAGCTATAGAAGGAAAGACCATTTGACACGTCATCTTCTTCAGCATCAAGGGAAACTTTTTGAATGCCCCATCAAGAACTGTAGGAGTAGATTTTCCGTTAAAGGCAATGTTAGCAGACATGTGAAGGAAATTCATGATGAAGAATCTAGTTCCAGCGGTGATGATGGTACTCGGAAGCAGTGTGTCTGCCCAGAACCTGGTTGTGGAAAAGTGTTTAAATATCCATCAAGGTTGCAAAAGCATGAAGCTTCTCATG TTAAGTTGGATTCTGTGGAGGCATTTTGTACAGAACCAGGCTGTTTGAAATCATTCAGTAATGAGCAATGCCTTAGGGCCCATCTTCAGTCCTGCCACCAGCATATTACTTGTGAGATATGTGGGACCAAGCAACTAAAGAAGAACATCAAGCGGCACCTTCGTATTCATGAACCAGTAGGAAGTTCAGATAGAATCAAATGTGATTTCAAGGGTTGTTTGCACACATTTTCATCT AGATCGAATCTCCAACAGCATGTGAAAGCTGTGCACCTTGCCCTCAGGCCTTTTGCTTGCACCATTCCTGGGTGTGGTATGAGATTCCCTTTTAAGCATGTCAGAGATAACCATGAGAAATCTGGGTGCCATGTTTATACACAT GGGGATTTTGAGGAGTCGGATGAACTGTTCCGGTCTAGGCCGAGGGGCGGGCAAAAAAGGAAGGTTCCGCCTATAGAATCTCTTACGCGGAAGAGGGTTGTTCCGCCCAATGAGTCAGATTCAATTTTGCGTCAGGGGCCTGAGTACCTCTCCTGGATGCTATCTACTGAAGCGGATGACTAG